In the genome of Artemia franciscana chromosome 20, ASM3288406v1, whole genome shotgun sequence, the window CAGTTATACGATTTTTCACACATATTATTGTCGGTTCACCGAATTCCTGCTGGATTAAATTTTTCATGCTGATCTTGGGACTTTATCTCACTTTGTGCAGTTTTTGTATAAACTCCTTTAATATAACCAACACCAGCTTCATGGATAGTTTGGATATTGATTTTAACATGCGTTAAATGGAGGGAGAAAAACCAGCACTTGGGAATGCTAATTCaaattattcttgaattttATAGCCTTAGACCACTGAACTGGTCTTCATCGTCATCGTTATCACATTCGTTTGTTTGCAAGCTTCTCCACAGCTCTGATTTTCTCCTTAAGGCTTTGAATCTAAACACAATCACAATAAGGAATATAACAAGAACATTTATTCCAAGAGCTAGCGCCCATATGGCTCCTGTTGTTTCATGAGCTTGTTGtgcaattattttctttactcTAGACGAATCAACATGTAGCACATCATAACGAGCCTTCGCAATTTTCGGATCACTAACAGTTGCACTTAGTTCAATTTCTTTTGTAATAGTATTAGCTGTTGTTGAACCCAGAGTTGATGGACTAGAAAAGGCAGTACTTAATGTCGATGTCGTCTGAGCTACTTCATCAACTCTCTCTTCCCGTCTATGATTGGGTGCCAAGATAAAGTTTGTACAACCCCTAGGGTCTTCATCACTTTGATCCTCACACTGAGGAATACCATCACAAACATTGTAAATAGCAATACACTCACCATCACTATGACAGGAAAACTGGAAGCGACCACACTTAGGTCTTTGCGTCGTTGATATTCTTGTCGTAGGAGTCTTCCCTGTAGTAAGAACAGGTCGAGGAAAATATCTTTCTCGGGTTTGCTCTGTAcgttgtttttttagttgtattaAGTCATCCTCGTGACTCTCGACAGGCATGATTCGATTGGAATACAACTCCCGTTCTTCAGAATTTTCAATAGGTTTTTGTAATATTGCAACAGTGTAATAGGAATGGTCAGTAAATCTGCACCGAAAGTCTTCACCTTCGCCACAGtcaaataaataacaatttccACCTTCTTTTTCCTCGTAAACAGAAACTGTACAGCGTGGAGTTAAACAGCAAATCTCAACGCACTGGTCACGATTGTTAATATTCAGCGCTGTTTCATTTATAAACACTGCTCCATTCGCTTTACTATCTTTTGTGCGAATAATGGTACTAGCATGAATATCAGCCCGGGA includes:
- the LOC136040029 gene encoding low-density lipoprotein receptor-related protein 11-like, whose translation is MLFSSFVFGDLKVYASNWRNDHKTRECKSRADIHASTIIRTKDSKANGAVFINETALNINNRDQCVEICCLTPRCTVSVYEEKEGGNCYLFDCGEGEDFRCRFTDHSYYTVAILQKPIENSEERELYSNRIMPVESHEDDLIQLKKQRTEQTRERYFPRPVLTTGKTPTTRISTTQRPKCGRFQFSCHSDGECIAIYNVCDGIPQCEDQSDEDPRGCTNFILAPNHRREERVDEVAQTTSTLSTAFSSPSTLGSTTANTITKEIELSATVSDPKIAKARYDVLHVDSSRVKKIIAQQAHETTGAIWALALGINVLVIFLIVIVFRFKALRRKSELWRSLQTNECDNDDDEDQFSGLRL